Proteins from one Streptomyces roseifaciens genomic window:
- a CDS encoding response regulator: MDQTEVFSQDRPIRVFLLDDHEVVRRGVHDLLDAEDDIVVAGEAGTVDHALARGPALRPDVAVLDVRLPDGDGITVCRELRSRMPGLACLMLTSFDDDDALLDAIMAGAAGYVLKQIKGSDLVSAIRTVASGQSMLDPATTTRLMTSLRGDGEDAGPGDERLADLSPRERDILALIGDGLTNRQIGKSLFLSEKTVKNHISRLLAKLGVERRIQAAVLATQAGRAAPEPGPQAGEPGDRREQSGRQG, encoded by the coding sequence GTGGACCAGACAGAGGTGTTCTCCCAGGACAGGCCGATCCGGGTCTTCCTCCTGGACGACCACGAGGTGGTCCGGCGGGGCGTTCACGACCTGCTGGACGCCGAGGACGACATCGTGGTCGCCGGCGAAGCGGGAACCGTCGACCACGCCCTCGCCCGGGGACCCGCCCTCCGCCCCGACGTCGCCGTCCTGGACGTCCGGCTGCCGGACGGCGACGGCATCACCGTGTGCCGGGAGCTGCGCTCGCGGATGCCGGGGCTCGCCTGTCTGATGCTGACCTCGTTCGACGACGACGATGCCCTCCTGGACGCGATCATGGCCGGGGCCGCCGGGTACGTCCTCAAGCAGATCAAGGGGTCCGACCTCGTCTCCGCCATCCGCACCGTCGCCTCCGGCCAGTCCATGCTGGACCCGGCCACGACCACGCGCCTGATGACGAGCCTGCGCGGGGACGGCGAGGACGCCGGACCCGGCGACGAGCGGCTCGCCGACCTCTCGCCCCGCGAGCGCGACATCCTCGCGCTGATCGGTGACGGGCTCACCAACCGTCAGATCGGCAAGAGCTTGTTCCTGTCCGAGAAGACGGTCAAGAACCACATCTCGCGGCTGCTCGCCAAACTCGGCGTCGAGCGCCGCATCCAGGCCGCCGTCCTCGCCACGCAGGCCGGCCGGGCCGCCCCCGAGCCGGGCCCGCAGGCGGGCGAACCCGGGGACCGCCGGGAGCAGTCCGGCCGCCAGGGCTGA